The genomic stretch CGCTTTGAACGCCAACTTCAATGAGCATTTGAGTGCAAAATACACATTGGGTATGGATTATTACAATCAATCCGCAACAGCCTATATCCCCATAGGCAACACCTCGCCCAACCCAGATGGGTATGCAAGGAGAGCGGATTTGAACAACTTCCAGTACAATTCGGACCTTAATTTAACATATGAGACCGATTTGAGCAATGCTATCAGCTCAACTTCCACATTAGGTGGTTCTTGGCAATATGAAGAAAGAGACAGAGTGGGCATAAATGCTACAGGACTACCGCCCGTTGTACAAACGGCAACCGGGGGAAGTATCTTGGAACAGGGTGAATCTAGGTCAAAGATTTCCTATTGGGGAGCGTTCTTCCAGCAATCATTCGCCTTAAACGACAAAATTTATGTCAATGGAGCCGTTCGTATGGATGGAGCGTCAACATTTGGCGAGGACGAGCGCAATCAAATCTATTTTAAGGCCAGTGGATCTTATGTGATTTCGGACGAGGACTTTTGGCAAGATACATTCGGAAGCACATTCAACCTTTTAAAACTTAGGGCATCCTGGGGACAAGCCGGTAACTTAACAGCTTTGGGAGCTTTTGACAGGTTCTCCATATACAATCCATCTGCATTGACCGGGTCCGTAAGTTTGACCCCTTCTACCGCACAGGGCAACGAAGACCTAAAGCCAGAAAGACAGGATGAAATTGAATTAGGTTTTGATGCCGGATTGTTCGACAATAGATTGGGTATTGAATTCTCGTACTACAAACAAAAAGTAACCGACCTTCTTTTGCCAAGGGTTCTGGCCCCATCCAGTGGGTTCGGCTCAAGGTTCGAGAACGTAGGGAACTTAGAGAATACTGGTGTGGAGGTACTACTGAGAGGAGCTCCTATCAGAACCCCTGATTTTAGTTGGGACGTAACCGCAACTTTTTCCCAAAATAAGAACGAGGTAACCAATGTTGCGGGTGGTGGAAGGCTCACCTTGGCCGGAAGTTTCTCGACCAATTATGTGATCGAAGGAGAGCCGCTGGGCGTTTTCTACAGACAGTTCTATGCAAGAAACGAAGATGGCTCCATCGCCCTCGATGAAAATGGATACCCCTATAGAGGAACCACCGAAGATGGGGAGTCCTCCAAAGTTATAGGAGATCCAAACCCAGACTGGTTTGGTTCATTGATCAATGAGTTCTCCTATAAAAACTTCGGCCTTCGGGTGCAATTCGATGCCGTGCAAGGGTACGATGTTTTCAACTGGAACAGAAGGTTATTGGATAACGTAGTGTTCGGTGGCGGATACAACGTTGGACAAGAACTATTGGGCAACCGTCCAAAAGGATACGGAAGTGCACAAGCAAACATTTTCGAAGAATTTGTAGAGGACGGGTCTTTCGTAAAACTACGTGAAGTGGCCCTGAGCTATAACTTTAAACCAAACTGGGAGTACATAGACAATGTTAAGTTCAGCTTGGTAGGAAGAAACCTTATCTCTTGGGACGATTACTCGGGATGGGATCCTGAAGTAAGCGCTGCCGGACAAAGCAACGGTGTTCGTGGATTTGACTTCGCAACTGTACCAATACCAAGAACATATCAGTTAGGCGTTAACGTAAGCTTCTAATCTTAAAAAAATTGACAATGAAATTTTACAGATATAACACATACAAGCTGATGTTCTTGCTGACCACCATATTGGCAGTTACATCTTGCGAAACAGATTTTGAAAACCCAAATGCGGCGACCAGCGATCAAGTATTCTCATCAAGGGAAGGAATATTGGCCGCCACCATTGGAATGCAGGAACTGTATTCCACAACCGGGTTGCGGTATATTGTGGAGACCCCTGCCATTACAACACGTGAGGCAGCTATCACCACCACTTTTCAAAACATGATCGATTTAGAGGATGGCGGCGACATTCCCAACACCAACTCCAATGTAGTCGGTCTTTGGACCACCATGTTAAGAGTAATCGGCATAGCAGAAGACATCGCTGCAAACGCCTCCACCATTGATATTGTTCCGGGAACACAAAGTGGATTGATTGCCTATGCCAACCTATACCGTGCCATGAGCATTGGTGCTATGGCCCAAAATTACGAACAGGTCATAGTGGCAACTTCGGAGGACAATCCCCCATTCGTTTCACGCATCGAAGGCTTTAACACCGCGATCACCCTGTTGAACGAAGCGAAGAATACGTTGGCGGCCACTCCAATTTCTTCCGAATTTGAATCTGAGATCTTAAGAGGGGAAATCGACTTGGAAAATACCATAGACGCCATGCTGGCCAGGTTCAACCTATATGCAGGCAACTACGATGCAGCCATTGCCGCAGCATCAGAGGTAGACCAATCATCAACATCCGTTTTTAGCTACGATTCACAAAACCTGAACCCCGTTTGGGCCAGAGTCTATCAAAATAACACACCAAACTTTAAGCCTAGGGACAATTTCGGATTGCCAGAATCATTTGATATAGATGAAAATGATGGTAGAACAGAGTTCTACCTGATTCCATTGGACACGGTTAACCTTAATCAACTTCCCATTGAGGATCTAGGAGGCTTTTTTGATGACGAAAACGGGTCAGAATCAATCCCGCTATATCTTCCGGACGAGATGAACCTTATTATCGCAGAGGCCAATCTTAGAAAGGCCTCACCAGATACAGGTGCGGCCGTAACAGCTCTAAATGCAGTCTTGACGGATACCGACGATGTTTTTGGCGTAAATGCCAACCTACCGGACTATACTGGCGATACCTCCGTAGATGCACTATTGGAAGAAGTATACAAAAACAGGAGGATTGAACTGTTCCTGACCGGGGCAAGCTTAGAGGATAGCAGAAGATTTGGAAGACCCGAACCAACACCGTCCGTTCAAAACTTTGAAGAAGAGCGCAACAGAAACTTCTACCCCTACCCCAACACGGAAAGAGATAACAATACAAATACACCGGCTGATCCAGCCATCTAAAAAATGACAATGTTTTTAAGTTGTTAGTTGTTTAATTTAATCTAGCAAAAGGCCTACATTTAGTGCATACGTAGGCCTTTTTTTCGCTTATATGCATCGAATTTTATACATATTACCACTCCTTTTTCTATTTTCCTGTGCTGTTTCCAAAGCACCCAAAGAAGAATTTAGGGGCGTGTGGATTGCGACCGTGGCAAATATTGACTGGCCCAAACACCCAGATGACGACATTGCCAAGAAAAAGAAGGATTTCATCAAAATCCTTGATTTCTATCAAAACATGAATTTCAATGCGGCCATTGTACAGGTACGCACCGCAGGAGACGCCCTCTATCCTACCGATTTGGCACCTTGGTCCAGATATTTAACGGGCACGGAAGGTGAAGCGCCCGAAGGTTTTGATGAACCGCTCAAATGGATGATCAATGAAACCCATAAACGCGGGATGGAGTTCCATGCATGGCTCAACCCATACAGAGCCACAGTAAGTCTGGACACTACCCTACTTTCGAAAGAACACGATTATTACCAGCACCCTGATTGGATAGTTTCCTACGGAAAAAAGAACTATTACAACCCTGGACTGCCCAAAGTCAGGGAAAAATTCAATACGATCATAGAGGAACTGGTTACACAATATCAGGTAGATGCCATTCATTTTGATGATTACTTCTATCCCTACAAAGTAGAAGGGGAAACCTTTGATGATGCCGAAACCTTTGCAAAATATGGTTTAAAAGGCCAATCCCTGGATGATTGGCGACGTAGCAATGTGGACTCGCTCGTACAAAATGTACATCGAACTATCAAAAAACATAAGCCGTGGGTTCAATTTGGCATTAGTCCATTTGGGGTTTGGAAAAACAAGAGTACCGACCCAATGGGTTCCGATACCAAAGCCGGGCAAACTACTTACGAAGATCTTTATGCCGACCCCGTTCTGTGGGTTCAAGAAGGTTGGTTGGATTATTTGGCACCACAAGTGTACTGGAGCATGGACTACCCCATTGCTTCCCATAAAATCATAACCTCTTGGTGGGACGAGCATACCCCTAAAACCAATCTATATATTGGAAATGGCACCTACAAAATAATGAACAATGCCGACAAGGCATGGGAAAAGAAAAACGAAATACCAAAGCAATTGGATTATGCCCGCAACTTGGAAAACGTAGATGGCAACATTTTTTTTAGTGCCAAATCCTTGATGGGGCAACACGAAAAAGTCAATCAAAAGCTGCGAAAAAAATACTATGAACTTCCTTCTGAAAACCCAAAACCATTGAACAGAATTGTACGCGAGGTTCAACTTCCCGCTATCAATTCCGTTGAGACCAACTATCAAAAATTGGAGATTTGCATCAGTCACACCGATGATATACCGCGATTTTTAAATCTTTATGTAGCCAAAAAAGATAAGCAACAACTCATTGGAAAGCAATATCTTTCAGAAAGCGATATTGAAGGTTGTTATCAATTTAATTTGAAGCCGAAACAAGTCCGAAAGGATTTACAGATCAATATAAGTGATGCCTATGGCAATCACAGTGCCATGCAACCGATAATCTTTAATTAAAGGATGATGCAGGACATGCTTGTTCGACTTTTGGACCTACCGAATATCTCAAAAGAGGAAAATACTCTTTTGGAGAAGGAGGGCATTATCTTTAGGCGACCCATTGCCCCCGAGAAAAGCCTTGTAGTCCACTGGATCGATATGCATTTCAGTAAAAATTGGGCAGATGAGGCAGAAGCAGCCTTTTCCGCATTGCCCGTAAATTGTTTTATTGCCCAGAAAGGACAAAAAATACTGGGTTTTGCCTGTTTTGAAAGTACAGCGAAGAACTTTTTTGGCCCAACTGGCGTACTTCAAAACGAAAGAGGAAAGGGCGTAGGCAAAATCTTGTTGGTAAAGTCGTTGTTGAGTCTAAGAGATATGGGGTATGCCTATGCCATTATCGGCGGGGTCGGTCCTGCCGCCTATTACCAGCAAATTGTGGACGCCAAGATTATTGAAAAGTCCGAGAAAAGCATTTATCAGAACCTTTTAAAACAACCCAAATGAATATTGCTCCCAAAGACAAAAACGCTTGGCTGTGGATTCCCTTTTTGTATTTCACGCAAGGAATCCCATACATTCTAGTGGTCACGGTTTCAGTAATTATGTACAAACGTTTGGGTATTGGAAATGCCGAGATAGGCCTATATACCAGTTGGCTATATCTCCCATGGGTAATAAAGCCCTTGTGGAGCCCCATTGTGGACCTCAACGGTACCAAGCGAAAATGGTTTTTGGGAATGCAATTGGTCATTTCACTTGCTTTTTTAGGGATTGGTCTCTTTTTGCCATCCAACTCATTCTTCATTATAACCTTAGCGTTCTTTTGGATGGCGGCCTTCGCCTCCGCCACCAACGATATTGCTTCCGATGGCTATTACATGATTGGCCTTACCCAGAAAAAACAATCCTTTTTCATTGGCCTTCGCAGTACGTTCTACCGCTTGGCCATGGTCACTGGGCAGGGACTTTTGGTGATTTTTGCTGGTTTTCTGGAAAATCAATATGGAGACAATACCAAAGCGTGGTCCGTTACCATGATCAGCGCGGCAGTTTTAATGATTGCCCTGACCATTTCCAACTTTTTTACCGCACCCAAATTTGAAGGAACAGCGATAGAATCCAAGGAAAGACCTGCTGGTTTTTTTGAAGTATTTGCCACATTTTTCAAAAAACATCAAATTGGCGTGGCCCTTTTGTTTGTATTGACCTATCGCTTGGGCGAATCACAATTGGTGAAAATGGCATCACCTTTTTTACTGGATGATCTGGAAGTGGGAGGATTGGCCTACTCCACCGAAGCCGTCGGAACCATTTATGGTACGGTAGGCGTCATAATGTTATCGCTCGGAGGTATCCTCGGAGGAATCTTAATTTCCCGTGACGGTCTAAAAAAATGGATGCTTCCGATGCTTTTGGCCCTTAACTTGCCCAACGCACTCTACGCACTGTTGGCCATCACACAAACCACCAGTATTTATGCCGTTGTTGGAACCGTGGTGTTGGAACAATTTGGTTACGGTTTCGGATTTGCCGCTTTTATGATGTATCTGATCTATGTGGCAGAAGGTGCCTCAAAAACATCTCATTATGCCATTGCCACTGGCTTTATGGCCTTAGGAATGATGCTTCCCGGAATGCTGAGCGGGTATATCCAAGAATGGTTGGGGTACGATGGTTTCTTTATTTGGGTCGTAATCGCCGCCCTTCCCGCATTTTTGGTCCTCCGCTATCTAAAATATCCTGCCGACTACGGCAAAAAAACGATAGAATCCAATGACTAACACCTCTCAAACACATATCCTTCTCACTCAACCATTGACCTTAAAACAAAAGGTGGGTCAGTTGTTTATGCCCGCGGTTTTTATAAACGATACCGAGGAAGAGGTACAACAGATGGAGAAACTCATAAGGGAACAACATATCGGCTCCATTTGCTTTTTCCATAGCAGGGCCAGTGCGGCCACCAATTTTGAAGGGAAGAAAAAAATTGTCCATAACGAAAATAGCTATCATCGTTTATTGGAACTGATACACCGTTACCAAAAAGCTGCCAGTGTTCCCCTTTTGATCGCCATTGATGCCGAATGGGGGCTCGCCATGCGTATTGAAAACACACCACAATACCCGTATGCCATCACTTTGGGGGCTTTAACGGACAACAACGACCTTATTTACAAGGTGGGCGAAGCTATTGGAGGTGATTGCCGAGCGGCGGGCATACAATGGAATCTGGCACCGGTCGTGGACATCAACAACAATCCGGAGAATCCCGTAATCGGATATCGCTCTTTCGGGGATGATAAAGAAAAAGTCCTTGGCAAAGCCGAAGCATTTATTAAAGGGATGAGCAACAGCGGCACCCTCAATTCCATCAAGCACTTTCCGGGGCATGGCGACACGGCCACCGATTCCCATTTAGGGCTGCCGGTAATCGATAAATCCATGGATGAACTTATGGAAAATGAGCTATATCCGTTCAAAAAATTGATTGGGTCAGGGATAGACTCAGTTATGGTCGGCCATTTGCTACTCCCCCGGTTAGATTCGGAAAACCCATCCACCACATCGTCCAAAATCATTTCCGGTTTGCTAAGAGATCAATTGGGTTTTAATGGAGTCGTAATTTCCGATGCTTTGAATATGCACGCCGTTTCAAAAATGTTCCCCAAAAAAGGGAGACTGGAACATGCTGCCTTCGCCGCAGGTATGGATGTACTCTGCTTTAGCGAAAATGTAGTAGAGGGAATCGATGAAATAATGGCAAAAGCTACCGAAACAAGCATCCAAAAGAGTTTTGACAGGGTTTGGGCAATGAAGGATAAGATTTTCAAAAAAGAAAATTACTCCAAATC from Flagellimonas oceani encodes the following:
- a CDS encoding glycoside hydrolase family 3 protein produces the protein MTNTSQTHILLTQPLTLKQKVGQLFMPAVFINDTEEEVQQMEKLIREQHIGSICFFHSRASAATNFEGKKKIVHNENSYHRLLELIHRYQKAASVPLLIAIDAEWGLAMRIENTPQYPYAITLGALTDNNDLIYKVGEAIGGDCRAAGIQWNLAPVVDINNNPENPVIGYRSFGDDKEKVLGKAEAFIKGMSNSGTLNSIKHFPGHGDTATDSHLGLPVIDKSMDELMENELYPFKKLIGSGIDSVMVGHLLLPRLDSENPSTTSSKIISGLLRDQLGFNGVVISDALNMHAVSKMFPKKGRLEHAAFAAGMDVLCFSENVVEGIDEIMAKATETSIQKSFDRVWAMKDKIFKKENYSKSQGAEMQTDSILNREIAKKSITELFGDSTLVKKVKNTDFLNVSVSFDKKNSFSEQISSNFDSTTMNLEEALLSEKDLVLLSLFPPAVKPKDQFGFDEKTLADIHRLLEEKNTLIYLFGNPYVLDILKLQPSSNVVLVYQVFPEFQEVAFEHFSGKIEARGKLPIQLKTFRP
- a CDS encoding RagB/SusD family nutrient uptake outer membrane protein, with the translated sequence MKFYRYNTYKLMFLLTTILAVTSCETDFENPNAATSDQVFSSREGILAATIGMQELYSTTGLRYIVETPAITTREAAITTTFQNMIDLEDGGDIPNTNSNVVGLWTTMLRVIGIAEDIAANASTIDIVPGTQSGLIAYANLYRAMSIGAMAQNYEQVIVATSEDNPPFVSRIEGFNTAITLLNEAKNTLAATPISSEFESEILRGEIDLENTIDAMLARFNLYAGNYDAAIAAASEVDQSSTSVFSYDSQNLNPVWARVYQNNTPNFKPRDNFGLPESFDIDENDGRTEFYLIPLDTVNLNQLPIEDLGGFFDDENGSESIPLYLPDEMNLIIAEANLRKASPDTGAAVTALNAVLTDTDDVFGVNANLPDYTGDTSVDALLEEVYKNRRIELFLTGASLEDSRRFGRPEPTPSVQNFEEERNRNFYPYPNTERDNNTNTPADPAI
- a CDS encoding SusC/RagA family TonB-linked outer membrane protein; its protein translation is MRKLHDYLGLRFQLVLFVLLASTLSAFAQSQYTFTGTVTEAGTELPLAGASVFIENTSFGTVTDFDGNYSFTATLETGSQTLVFSSLGFTTQKIAVDAGSGQTISTDIALAEDLLSLDEVVVTGSGSGVNKRTLGNAISSVKAEDLTDNGATQIDQAIAGKITGALVQQNSGDPAGGISIRLRGPSTISGNSDPLYIVDGIIISNSSNELVDLGGNSQNRLADINPNDIEKIEVIKGAAAAAIYGSRASNGVVQIFTKQGRTGKPKFTFMTNTRINELRKEIDYNTVPLAWEVPGDRNNLDTYEVERYNLQDAFFETGFGVENYLSMTGGSEKTSYYLSASHLDNEGIVKNTNFKRYGFKANLTQKATDWLDITGGFNYVRSVSKDVPNGGINNAYGAITGFVFSDNSIDPSPDDSGVYPVTSPAVARTNPAEAVDRFDFGQKTNRFITSIALNANFNEHLSAKYTLGMDYYNQSATAYIPIGNTSPNPDGYARRADLNNFQYNSDLNLTYETDLSNAISSTSTLGGSWQYEERDRVGINATGLPPVVQTATGGSILEQGESRSKISYWGAFFQQSFALNDKIYVNGAVRMDGASTFGEDERNQIYFKASGSYVISDEDFWQDTFGSTFNLLKLRASWGQAGNLTALGAFDRFSIYNPSALTGSVSLTPSTAQGNEDLKPERQDEIELGFDAGLFDNRLGIEFSYYKQKVTDLLLPRVLAPSSGFGSRFENVGNLENTGVEVLLRGAPIRTPDFSWDVTATFSQNKNEVTNVAGGGRLTLAGSFSTNYVIEGEPLGVFYRQFYARNEDGSIALDENGYPYRGTTEDGESSKVIGDPNPDWFGSLINEFSYKNFGLRVQFDAVQGYDVFNWNRRLLDNVVFGGGYNVGQELLGNRPKGYGSAQANIFEEFVEDGSFVKLREVALSYNFKPNWEYIDNVKFSLVGRNLISWDDYSGWDPEVSAAGQSNGVRGFDFATVPIPRTYQLGVNVSF
- a CDS encoding GNAT family N-acetyltransferase; its protein translation is MMQDMLVRLLDLPNISKEENTLLEKEGIIFRRPIAPEKSLVVHWIDMHFSKNWADEAEAAFSALPVNCFIAQKGQKILGFACFESTAKNFFGPTGVLQNERGKGVGKILLVKSLLSLRDMGYAYAIIGGVGPAAYYQQIVDAKIIEKSEKSIYQNLLKQPK
- a CDS encoding MFS transporter — its product is MNIAPKDKNAWLWIPFLYFTQGIPYILVVTVSVIMYKRLGIGNAEIGLYTSWLYLPWVIKPLWSPIVDLNGTKRKWFLGMQLVISLAFLGIGLFLPSNSFFIITLAFFWMAAFASATNDIASDGYYMIGLTQKKQSFFIGLRSTFYRLAMVTGQGLLVIFAGFLENQYGDNTKAWSVTMISAAVLMIALTISNFFTAPKFEGTAIESKERPAGFFEVFATFFKKHQIGVALLFVLTYRLGESQLVKMASPFLLDDLEVGGLAYSTEAVGTIYGTVGVIMLSLGGILGGILISRDGLKKWMLPMLLALNLPNALYALLAITQTTSIYAVVGTVVLEQFGYGFGFAAFMMYLIYVAEGASKTSHYAIATGFMALGMMLPGMLSGYIQEWLGYDGFFIWVVIAALPAFLVLRYLKYPADYGKKTIESND
- a CDS encoding glycoside hydrolase family 10 protein, with the protein product MHRILYILPLLFLFSCAVSKAPKEEFRGVWIATVANIDWPKHPDDDIAKKKKDFIKILDFYQNMNFNAAIVQVRTAGDALYPTDLAPWSRYLTGTEGEAPEGFDEPLKWMINETHKRGMEFHAWLNPYRATVSLDTTLLSKEHDYYQHPDWIVSYGKKNYYNPGLPKVREKFNTIIEELVTQYQVDAIHFDDYFYPYKVEGETFDDAETFAKYGLKGQSLDDWRRSNVDSLVQNVHRTIKKHKPWVQFGISPFGVWKNKSTDPMGSDTKAGQTTYEDLYADPVLWVQEGWLDYLAPQVYWSMDYPIASHKIITSWWDEHTPKTNLYIGNGTYKIMNNADKAWEKKNEIPKQLDYARNLENVDGNIFFSAKSLMGQHEKVNQKLRKKYYELPSENPKPLNRIVREVQLPAINSVETNYQKLEICISHTDDIPRFLNLYVAKKDKQQLIGKQYLSESDIEGCYQFNLKPKQVRKDLQINISDAYGNHSAMQPIIFN